DNA from Deinococcus cellulosilyticus NBRC 106333 = KACC 11606:
GGACCCGACTGCAACCCAGCGAGGAGACCTACGATTTTTCGCTGCTGGATGAAATGCTGGCCCTGCTCAAAGCGAATGGCATGCTGGCCTGCATGGCCACGTCCACGGCTGCTCACCCGGCCTGGATGGCAACAAAATACCCGGACATCCTGCGGGTGGATTTTCAGGGACGCAAACGCAAGTATGGAGACCGACACAACTCCTGCCCCTCCAGTCCCACTTACCGCCACTTTGCCCCCAGACTGGCCGAAGAACTTGCAAAACGCTACAAAGACGAGGACACCATTGCCCTGTGGCATGTTTCCAATGAGTACACCGGGATCTGCTACTGCGAGAACTGCGAAAAGTCCTTCAGGGCCTGGCTGAAAAACCGCTACCAGACCCTGGACGCCCTGAACCAGGCCTGGAACACCACCTTCTGGAGCCAGACCCTCACCGACTGGGATGAGATTGTGGTGCCGAACCAGCTCACGGTGCAGTGGGCTGAACGTGGCATGTGCCAGCAGGGCCTGGTGCTGGATTACACCCGCTTCAACTCGGACAACCACCTGGAGTGTTACACCCTGGAACATGAGGCCATCCGAAAACACATCCCAGATGCTGTCATCACCACCAACCTGATGGGGGCTTACAAACAGTACAATTACCGCGACTGGGCGAAAAAGATGGACGTGGTGAGCTGGGACTGTTACCCCTCCCCCACCCAGCCTTACTCCCACACGTCGCTGATCCATGACCTGATGCGTGGCATCAAGGACGGGCAGCCTTTCCTCTTGATGGAGCAGACCCCGAGCCAGACCAACTGGCAACCTTACAACTGGGTGAAACGCCCCGGGCAGATGCGTCTGGGAAGTTATCAGGCGGTGGCGCACGGTGCGGATTCGGTGCTGTTCTTTCAGATGCGCCAGTCTGTTGGAGCCTGTGAGAAATTCCACGGGGCAGTGATTGACCACACGGGCCGAAACGACACCCGTGTCTTCAGGGAAGTGGCAGCTCTGGGAGCAGAGTTGCAGAAACTGGGTCCTGATCTGATTGGTTCAACCCTGGACAGCGAGGTGGCCCTGTGGTTCGACTGGGACAGCTGGTGGGCCTCAGAAAATTCTGCCGGTCCCAGTGTGGACCTGCATTACATGAATCAGGTCTCCCGGTATTACAGTGCCTTCAACCGGGCTGGAATTCAGGTGGATGTGGTGGGTCCGGGTTCAGACCTTTCAAAATACCGTCTGCTGGTGACTCCGGTGATGTACCTGCTGCACCCTGAGGATGTGGAGGCTGTGACCTCCTTCGTGCAAAACGGTGGAACGCTGGTCAGCAGTTTCCTGACCGGAGTGGCAGATGCCAGTGACCGCGTGTTCAGAGGGGGTGCCCCTGGTCCTCTGCGAGAGGTGTTCGGGCTGTGGAGTGAGGAAATCGACGCCCTGCCTCCTGGGCAGAAAAACAGCATCGTGATGCAGGCTGATCTGGGCGGTTTATCTGGAACCTATGAATGCAACCTGCTTTTTGACCTGTTGCGCCTGGGTGGTGCAGAGGTGCTGGCCACTTACGGCTCTGATTTCTATGCAGGCCATCCTGCCCTCACCCGCAACCTTTATGGCAAGGGCACAGCCTATTACGTGGCGACCAGTCCTGAAGAGGCTTTTCTGCAAGGTCTGGTGCACCACCTCTGTCAGGAAGCCCACTTGAAGCCTGTCCTCGAAAACCTGCCGACGGGTGTGGAAGCCACCCGTCGCAGCAAGGGAGGTCGGGACTTCCTGTTCCTGCTCAACCACAATGCAGCAGAAGTTGAAGTCAACCTCGGCAGCAGGAGCCTTCAAAACCTGCTGAACGATCAGCACCTTTCTGGCACCCTCACCCTGAAGCCCCGCGATGTGATTGTGGCTGAAGAGGTTCCTGTTCTGGCCTGAGCAGGGTCAGCAGTGTGGTGCCCAGTTTTTTCAGACCCCCTGACCTCAATGGATCAGGGGGTCTGTTTGGTGGTCTGTACAGCAAGCAAACCAGAACCGTCATCCATCACATGGGCAATCAGAGACGGAACACCAAAATTCTCTTCCAGGTCAAGGAAAAAGCCGAATCCTGAAACCAATGCTTCACAGACGGCTGGTCCTCATGCTGAAGCCAGCATCAATGCCGACATCCCTGTGCCTGAACACAACTGCAGGTGTCAAAGGGAGAGGTGCACTGGTCCAGAAACAGTCCTTTGTGATTTCAACCCATCTCCTGCCCTTCTGACCAGAAAACACCCAGCCCGCTCCATGCAGCCAACCAGGACAACCCCTACCGCACCTGCCACATTCACTGGTCATCTTTCTCTTTGATCAGGCCCTCTGGACCCCCCTGAGGGCACTGGTTTTGAATGGCCTGTGGAGCAGTTTCTTTTCAGGTCCCAGCAGAATGTTCTGGCTCAGAACTTGGTCAGGGAAACCTCTTACCTGCCTTTCTGAGATCTGTCATTTCGTGCCCAATGGTTTATTCTGAAGATCAGACCTCCTGCTCTGATGGCCCACAATCTGGAACCTCACACCCATAAATGAGGACAGAAGATGCGATTTCACAAGCTCCTTGCATTCCCATTCCTTCCCATCCACAGGGAGAAAGGCCACCCATGACCCGCAAGGTTGCTGTGCTGATGGAGTACTTCCATCCTTATCACACCACCATCCTGGCTGGCATTCGCTCCCAGCTGGACCAGGAGGGGATGGTTTGCACGGCGGTGATCGGGCGTTTTTTGAATGCCCCATCTGCCAATTTCAGGCAGGCCAATCAGGTGTATGGTCTGGTGCAACCAGAAGAATACGATGGCCTGATCGTCTTTGCCATGTCGATGGGGGTTCACTGTACGGACGGTGATTTGCAGGAATTCGTCCACCGTTTCCGCCCGATGCCGACGGTGTGCCTGGGCCGAACCGTTGAGGGTGCCCCCAGCGTGCTGATCGACAACCGTTCAGGGATGGAGGCCCTGCTGGACCATCTGGTGTTGAACCGTGGCTTCAGAAGTTTTGTGTTTGTGCGGGGCATTCGAGGGCTTCTCGATTCCGATGTGCGGGAAGGCATTTTCAGGGAAAAAATGCAGCAATATGGGCTCGATGTTCCAGAGCATCACTATCTGACCGGGAATTTTGCCTTCCATGACACCCAGGTGGCCCTGGAGCAACTGCTGAAAATCACCCGGGATTTTGATGTGGTGGTGTGCGCCAACGACGAAATGGCCCAGGCGGCCATTGACACCCTCAGTCGCAATGGCTTGATCGTTCCAGATCAGGTGGCGGTCACGGGTTTTGACGACAGCGAGGAGTTTCAGCATGTGGTACCGGCCCTCACCACCGTCAGACAATCCTTCTTTGAACAGGGCAGGCAGGCGGTTCGCACCCTGATGAAGGTCATGCAGGGGCCCCAGGACGAAACTGTGGTCCATGTTCCCTGTGAACTGGTCATCCGGGAGTCGTGCGGCAACTCTGCAATTCAGGGGCAGGATCTGGTGGCTGGAAAGACCTTTTCGCCGGTCAATGGCCCTGAGCTGCAACAGCGGGCACTTGAGCAGTTGCATCTGTCTCTGCAGGAAAATCGGGCCAGCAGCTTCCTGAAATTCTGGCGAAAAATGCTGCTGGGAAGGCCACAGCTGGATGAGGAGTTCATGTTCTGGCAACACCTGCTGGGTCAGACGTTTCAGCACATGGAAATGAACCGGGATCGCGAAACCCTGGTGAAACTGTCCGACCTGAAAGAAGAGTCGCACCACATCCTTTCGAGTGCCCTGCAGATGCTGCACTCAAGGCGCAGGGTGCGGTCCATTGCGGTCTCCATGTCCATCCCCACACTCTTCAAAGCCCCCACCTGGACCGATCTGCTGTTCGAAATTCACCGTCACCTGACCGACCTGGACATCCAGAAATTCCTGCTGGTTCTGCGCACCCCTCAAGGCCATGCCCAGGTGGCCCTCTATGAAGGTTTTGATGAACCACTGGATGCGGCTCCTTTTGTCCCTTCCATGCTGCTTCCACCGTCCATGCAGTCCCTGCTGGAGCAGGACCATCTGGTGGTCACCCCTCTTTTTGATGCAGAAGGGTTCATGGGGCATCTGGTGTACCAGCCTCCCAGTTTTCTGTTTTTCGATGAGGCTTCTCTGGCGAACACCCTCAGCAGTGCCTTGCAACAGTACAGGCAACAGCAGATGCTCAAGGCTTATACCGAGAACCTGGAGCAACAGGTGCAGCTTCGCACCCGTGAACTGCAAGCAGAGATTCAGGAGCGCCGCAGGGCACAGGAGGCCCTGCAGGAAGCCAACGCCGAGCTGCAACGCTCTGCCTTTCTGGATGGGCTCACCCAGATTTACAACCGGACCGCCTTCAATGACCGCCTTCGGCAGTTCTGGAGCGCCCACACCCGCAATGGGAAACCTCTGGGTTTGATCCTGTGTGATGTGGACTTCTTCAAGAAGTACAACGACCATTACGGGCACCTGCAAGGGGATGCCTGTCTGCGGGCAGTGGCAGAGGTGCTTGCCACTGCAGTGCGCAAGCATGATTTTCCGGCCAGATATGGTGGTGAGGAATTTGCCATTCTTCTCCCAGAGACCGATCTTGCAGGTGCTTTGCGGGTCGCTGAGCGGGTTCAACAGTTGCTCCAGCAACGTCACCTTCCGCACCTGCACTCGGAGGTGTCTGCTCAGGTGACCCTGAGCATGGGGGTGGCCTGCGTGCATCCACCCCAGCAGGAAGAGGTTTCCTCACTGGTGCAGCAGGCAGACCTGAGGCTGTACCAGGCCAAACGGTCAGGCCGCAATCGGGTGGCGTGGGAAGAGCAGCAGAATCCTTCCAGTTGAAACAGCCAGCACTGTCAGGTTGGCGCCATCCCTGTCTTTTTCTGGGTGGCCTGCTTCTCAAACCGCAAACAGGCCAGTGCATCATTTCGTAAGCGATGTTGTTGTAACCACCCGCAGACGACAGCATCCTGCAGAAATCGATTTGATCGAATCCATTTGCGATCAGGTGGCGGGATCTCCTCTGGCAATACAGTCTGCTGCCACATGGAGCCGGGGGCACTCCCTCTCGGCCATTCAGCTCAAACTGGAAGCGGGTTTTGAGTGCTCTGACCATCCAGTTTCTGCCGATCTCAGGGATGTGTTTGTGAACACCTGCAAGATGCTGGCTGCAGAAACCCGCACAGTGTTGCCTGGACTCGCTGCCCTCAGGGGGAAATTTGACCTGCGACTGGCCCAGCACGCAACAGGGGCAGAGCCACGACACCTGCTTGAGCTGCATGATCATGCCTTGCTCCTTTTAGCAGATGATCCAGGAAATTTTGTGCTGCATCCTCTGATACAGCCCTTTGCACTGGAACAATTGAAACAACACCATCAGGATTTCCTGCAGGTCCAGGACCACTTGCTCCAAAAGCTCGGGACCGCTCCAGCGGTGAATTGGTGGAGTGCTTTGCGGTCAGGATGCCAGCCAGCCCCATCTGATCGCAAATCCTGGAGCTTTGATGCTCTGGAAGGCACAGCTTCCAAAAGACATTTTGAGGAGGAAAAAGGTCGGAGCGTGAGCTGCTGAAATCAAGTCCATCTGCAAACTTCCTGAAAACCTGCAGAAATAGAGAAGGTTGTCGCTGAAATTCACAAAGCGACAAAAAAACATCGGGTATAACAGGTCAGGAGGTACAACATGATCAAGCGCACTTTGGGCCGCACCGGCCTGCAAGTCACAGAAATTGGATACGGGGCCTGGGGCATCGGTCAGAGCATGTGGATTGGTGCCGAAGACGATGAAAGCCTGAAAGCCCTGCGCCGTTTTGTGGAGCTGGGCGGCAACTTCATTGACACCGCTCTGGGCTACGGGAACGGACACAGTGAGGAACTGGTCGGTCAGGTGATCCGGGAGTTCCCGCATGTGCTGGTCGCCACCAAGATTCCTCCCAAAAACATGATCTGGCCTGCACCCAGAGGCATTCCAGCCAGTGATGCATTTCCTGCAGAGCATGTGATTCAGTGCACCGAGCAGAGCCTGAAAAACCTCGGGCTGCCCCACATCGACGTGCAGCAGTTTCACGTCTGGGACGACAGCTGGACCGACCAGGGCGACTGGAAAGATGCCATTGACCAGCTCAAGAAAGACGGCAAAATCCGTCACTTTGGCATTTCCATCAACGACCACCAGCCTGAAAACGCCATTCGCCTGATTGAATCGGGTGCGGTGGACAGTGTGCAGGTGATTTACAACGTCTTTGATCAGGGACCGCAGGACCGTCTGCTGGACGCCTGCCTGGAGCACAACGTCGGGGTGATTGTGCGGGTGGCCCTGGACGAAGGGGGACTGACGGGCAAAATCACCCCTGAAACCCAGTTCCCTGAAGGAGACTGGAGACACCGTTACTTTGGTGGGAACCGCAAAGCAGAGTTGCAGGAGCACCTGCAGGCCATTGAGAAGGATCTGGGCATCAACACAGACCAGCTTCCCGAAACAGCTTTGCGCTTTGTGCTGTCCCACAAGGCTGTCTCGACAGTGATTGTGGGCATGCGCAGTGTGCGCAATGTGGAACGCAATGTTGC
Protein-coding regions in this window:
- a CDS encoding beta-galactosidase, which produces MIDLGMKKIPYGGDWNPEQWEREIWDQDIEMFKEAGIDLLTINVFAWTRLQPSEETYDFSLLDEMLALLKANGMLACMATSTAAHPAWMATKYPDILRVDFQGRKRKYGDRHNSCPSSPTYRHFAPRLAEELAKRYKDEDTIALWHVSNEYTGICYCENCEKSFRAWLKNRYQTLDALNQAWNTTFWSQTLTDWDEIVVPNQLTVQWAERGMCQQGLVLDYTRFNSDNHLECYTLEHEAIRKHIPDAVITTNLMGAYKQYNYRDWAKKMDVVSWDCYPSPTQPYSHTSLIHDLMRGIKDGQPFLLMEQTPSQTNWQPYNWVKRPGQMRLGSYQAVAHGADSVLFFQMRQSVGACEKFHGAVIDHTGRNDTRVFREVAALGAELQKLGPDLIGSTLDSEVALWFDWDSWWASENSAGPSVDLHYMNQVSRYYSAFNRAGIQVDVVGPGSDLSKYRLLVTPVMYLLHPEDVEAVTSFVQNGGTLVSSFLTGVADASDRVFRGGAPGPLREVFGLWSEEIDALPPGQKNSIVMQADLGGLSGTYECNLLFDLLRLGGAEVLATYGSDFYAGHPALTRNLYGKGTAYYVATSPEEAFLQGLVHHLCQEAHLKPVLENLPTGVEATRRSKGGRDFLFLLNHNAAEVEVNLGSRSLQNLLNDQHLSGTLTLKPRDVIVAEEVPVLA
- a CDS encoding diguanylate cyclase domain-containing protein; this encodes MTRKVAVLMEYFHPYHTTILAGIRSQLDQEGMVCTAVIGRFLNAPSANFRQANQVYGLVQPEEYDGLIVFAMSMGVHCTDGDLQEFVHRFRPMPTVCLGRTVEGAPSVLIDNRSGMEALLDHLVLNRGFRSFVFVRGIRGLLDSDVREGIFREKMQQYGLDVPEHHYLTGNFAFHDTQVALEQLLKITRDFDVVVCANDEMAQAAIDTLSRNGLIVPDQVAVTGFDDSEEFQHVVPALTTVRQSFFEQGRQAVRTLMKVMQGPQDETVVHVPCELVIRESCGNSAIQGQDLVAGKTFSPVNGPELQQRALEQLHLSLQENRASSFLKFWRKMLLGRPQLDEEFMFWQHLLGQTFQHMEMNRDRETLVKLSDLKEESHHILSSALQMLHSRRRVRSIAVSMSIPTLFKAPTWTDLLFEIHRHLTDLDIQKFLLVLRTPQGHAQVALYEGFDEPLDAAPFVPSMLLPPSMQSLLEQDHLVVTPLFDAEGFMGHLVYQPPSFLFFDEASLANTLSSALQQYRQQQMLKAYTENLEQQVQLRTRELQAEIQERRRAQEALQEANAELQRSAFLDGLTQIYNRTAFNDRLRQFWSAHTRNGKPLGLILCDVDFFKKYNDHYGHLQGDACLRAVAEVLATAVRKHDFPARYGGEEFAILLPETDLAGALRVAERVQQLLQQRHLPHLHSEVSAQVTLSMGVACVHPPQQEEVSSLVQQADLRLYQAKRSGRNRVAWEEQQNPSS
- a CDS encoding aldo/keto reductase; the encoded protein is MIKRTLGRTGLQVTEIGYGAWGIGQSMWIGAEDDESLKALRRFVELGGNFIDTALGYGNGHSEELVGQVIREFPHVLVATKIPPKNMIWPAPRGIPASDAFPAEHVIQCTEQSLKNLGLPHIDVQQFHVWDDSWTDQGDWKDAIDQLKKDGKIRHFGISINDHQPENAIRLIESGAVDSVQVIYNVFDQGPQDRLLDACLEHNVGVIVRVALDEGGLTGKITPETQFPEGDWRHRYFGGNRKAELQEHLQAIEKDLGINTDQLPETALRFVLSHKAVSTVIVGMRSVRNVERNVALADGNGLPAEQVQKLYNHRWDRNWYQAAEE